GAAATGACCTTACGTCAGGCGCCTTGGAGTGGGGGTAGTTACCGTGGCACTCGAGGCAGAGTGAACTGGATTCTTTCCCTTTCAAAACGGCTTCATCGATGTTATGAAAATGCTCATACATTTTCTGCTGTCCATGGGCGATTTCATCCATTGCGCTGCTATAGACCTGTGGCGCCGTTCCTACGTCATAGGACGCTCTGAAGTAGGTAATCCAGATTAACCAGACACAGAAACTGAAAAGAAATATGAATACTAAAGACATGAGGAAATGAATGGCAAAGCGGGTAACGCCACTCATTTCTTTTAATTTTACTCTACTCATTCTCGGCCTTGCCCCCTTCTTTCGCTTTTTCTGCTTCTTCTTTCATTACTCTTTCATGCCAGAGAGCATGTTCCTCTTTCATCAGTTCCTCTGATATTTGTCCGTCAAGAAAAGCCTTGTTCATGGGATAGACATGGTGATTGAAATGGACGGAGAAGATATGGCCGATGATAAGGGCCAGGGCTGCCAGTGTTGCTTCACCGACATGGAATGCCTGGGCCACATCGAGGTGGAACTTGTTCCAGAGATACTCCGTCCAGAGCATGGTTCCTGTTGTAATAACGATCATCATGCCGAAATAAACGGAAAAGTATTCAAGTTTCTCCATATAAGTAAACCTGTCCATCTTGGGCCGCTCTTTTCTAAGGCCTATCATGTACGTAACATTTTGAAAGGCGTCAACAGCGTCTTTTGGTTTTGGGATCATATCCATAAACCAGCTTCGCCCTGACTTCTTTGTAATTACGTAGAAGAGGTGGAAGGTACAGACAGAAATAACACCGACGGCGGCTATCCTGTGAATAAGGCCGCGCCACCAGAATATTTTTGCGCCGGCTGCTCCCATCATCTCAACGGCCCATCGTTCACCATAGACCATGAATCCCGTAAAAATCAGAAGGGTTGTAGACGTAAACAAAATAATGTGCTGAATTCTTTCACTAAGTGTCAGCCTTTGAAAATATCTCTCTTTTTTTCCGTGACTGTGATGACTTCCCATGGTTATCAATGACCTCCTTTTTTCATTTCTCTCATTACTGCAAACAGATCGAGTATTCTGTGGATGGCAAAGCCACCGACAACAATAGCTATGAGGAATTTATAGAACATATTGATCCAGTAAATAACCTTGGCCTGGAAAAGGGCGTCCGCTTCAGCAGACTTAATATTTTTCTTGCCTGCAAGTTTGGTTAGCATTCCTTTAGCGCCCGATGGATGAACCTTGCCTCCTGCGGCAAAACTCTCCGCTGCATCGGGGTGGCAAGCCCTCTGGCGGCAGGTCTCGATCTTTTTGTCGGGACTTACCGATGAACCTGCAACCTTCCTGGACTTGATTCTGTGCGGCGAGTAGCCCAGGTCATAAGGGGCATGACAGTTGAGGCAGTTGGCCACTTCTTCATTGCCGTACTGAATGGCCTTGCCGTGAAAAGTATCTTTAAAACCGACGATGACGTCTATTTCATGGCGGTCCATCTTATCGTAGTCTGCATGGCAACTGCTGCAAAGATTGATAATATCCTTTGATGTCCTTCTTTTTGAGACCCTGTAAATCATGTGTTTGAAAAAGCGATTTACCCAGGTATCGGATTGGTGACATTCAAGGCAGATCTTCAGGTAGGAATCTGTAGCCAATGTTGTTGTCACACCTGTTTGATAAGGTTTATTGCTGTGACAGTATTTGCAGGTGGGCAGGTCCTCCTTGTGTTTGGACCGGGAACCATCTCGCCCGTGAGAACTCTCGTTAAGATCCGACACAATCTTGTTGTGAGAAAATTTCTTGCCCGTTGAAGGATCCTGAAGGTGACAGTCCTGACCGCAATCAACCTTCTTTACATTTCTGTGTGGAATTTCATCAACACCCTGATGGCAGTTTCGGCATCGAAGTTTTCCATGGTAAGAGGGCTTGAAAAGATCCTCGTTGACATAAAAAATCCTTTTCTTTGCTTTAAAGTCTTTTCCCTTCTCAAATCTGCCGAGGCCCGGATATTTATGGCACATAAGGCAATTTTCTTCATCTGCCGAAGAGATGAAAGGGAAGATAATAATGCCTATTGCGACAATGAATATACCCAGGTAAGGCTTTAACATATTCTTGGTCATCGGTTTATGGCTGCTCCTTCTCAATTTTTTTGTTTTCTTTAGCAACTAATGTGCCTTTTAATTAAGCACTTGAAATTTAAGGGATTATCGGGTTTGCTGAAAAGCAGACGGATTATTTTAAACCACTCTATGTGGTTTAAAATAATCCGATTGTATCAAAATAGACCACCGATTGTTAAGTAAAATTATGATAAAAATTTGTTTGCATACATAAAATCTCCTGTATGGTTCAAAAAGTAACAGTTGCTTAGATTGAAATAGACCATCCTTTTTGATTTTCTAGAGTTTATCATTTATTATGTCGTTGTAAAGGTGACACACGTAAAGTGAGATTCTTTAGGCTGTAAAAGGTATTTTTATGACACTGTACATCCTTTTGCTTTATATTTTTAATTGACTTATGATTTTAATCATGGTAGAGAATGTTTAAATCGTGTAAATATTCCTGTTTTATCCAGATTATTTTATAATTAAATCTTTCATTGTCATGCAGAATGACATTAAGGCTTTTTTTTAACTCGACTATGGCTATGCATTCTTATATTTTCTTAAAACCTTTATCGTTGATCGGCAATTTTAAAATGAAAACTAATGCAAGATATTTTCTGGGGAGCTTGCTTGCTCTCTTCCTGTTTGCAGGCAGCCAGTCAGTTGCTATTGCAGATGATGGCCGTTCCTGGCCCATGTTCCTGAGGGATGCAGGGCATAGCGCTATTTCACCTTCTGACCCCGAACCCCCTTTGGAAATGATTTGGAGCTATGAGGCCGATGCTTCTATATACGGTTCTCCTGTTGTTTGGGGGAACAAGGTTTATTTTGCCTCTATCAGCGGTACCATTTACGCCATAAACATCGAAACAGCAGAAGAAGTATGGACCTTTGAGGCTGACAATGAGGTAATTTCTACCCCCGTCATTTATAAAGAAAGACTTTACCTGGGTGACAAGAATGGTATGTTTTATTGCCTTGATGCCAATAGCGGAAAGGTCTTCTGGAAATTTACCGCTACCGGTAAAATTGTCTCATCTCCTGGTGTTTATCGGGATACTATCTACATTGCATCCAATGACATGTTTCTCTATGCTCTCGATCCTCTAAAGGGCTCTGTTAAGTGGAAAAAAGCACTTTCCAAAAAAACGACGGAAAATGGAATTTACTCATCGCCGGCTTTCAGGGGTGATCTACTTTTCATTGCTGAAAAGGCCTATACGCTCTTTGCACTTGATACTTCAAAAGGTGAGATTAAATGGAGTTTTAACACAGATTCCGCCGTTTATGCGTCGCCTGTTATAGAAGATGACCTGGTTTACATTGGAGGTTATGACAGAAAGATATATGCCATTAATGCAAAAAAGGGAAAGCTTAAATGGAGTGTACTCCTTGATGAATGGATTTATGCTTCACCTATTGTCTATGATGGCGTTGTT
The genomic region above belongs to Deltaproteobacteria bacterium and contains:
- a CDS encoding cytochrome b/b6 domain-containing protein, translating into MGSHHSHGKKERYFQRLTLSERIQHIILFTSTTLLIFTGFMVYGERWAVEMMGAAGAKIFWWRGLIHRIAAVGVISVCTFHLFYVITKKSGRSWFMDMIPKPKDAVDAFQNVTYMIGLRKERPKMDRFTYMEKLEYFSVYFGMMIVITTGTMLWTEYLWNKFHLDVAQAFHVGEATLAALALIIGHIFSVHFNHHVYPMNKAFLDGQISEELMKEEHALWHERVMKEEAEKAKEGGKAENE
- a CDS encoding PQQ-binding-like beta-propeller repeat protein produces the protein MKTNARYFLGSLLALFLFAGSQSVAIADDGRSWPMFLRDAGHSAISPSDPEPPLEMIWSYEADASIYGSPVVWGNKVYFASISGTIYAINIETAEEVWTFEADNEVISTPVIYKERLYLGDKNGMFYCLDANSGKVFWKFTATGKIVSSPGVYRDTIYIASNDMFLYALDPLKGSVKWKKALSKKTTENGIYSSPAFRGDLLFIAEKAYTLFALDTSKGEIKWSFNTDSAVYASPVIEDDLVYIGGYDRKIYAINAKKGKLKWSVLLDEWIYASPIVYDGVVAVATKDGFIKGLKSGNGKELWSLRLEGAVSSTMAVSDDGIGYVGTEYGDFVALDLKKGKIIWQETVADDGFHSSPAIAGNRVFTGTMNGMLISWGKSEN